Proteins from a genomic interval of Arvicola amphibius chromosome 14, mArvAmp1.2, whole genome shotgun sequence:
- the Agl gene encoding glycogen debranching enzyme isoform X1 — MEHSRQIRILLMNEMEKLEKTLFRLEQGFELQFRLGPTLQGKAVTVYTNYPFPGEPFNREKFRSLDWENPTEREDDSDKYCKLHLLQSGSFQYYFLQGNEKSGGGYIVVDPVLRVGADNHVLPLDCVTLQTFLAKCLGPFDEWESRLRVAKESGYNMIHFTPLQTLGLSRSCYSLADQLELNPDFSRPHKRYSWNDVGQLVDKLKKEWNILCITDVVYNHTATNSKWIQEHPEAAYNLVNSPHLKPAWVLDRAFWHFSCDVADGKYREKGVPAVIENDQHMDCIRKIVWEDIFPRIQLWEFFQVDVHKAVEQFRRLLTQENRRVAKSDPKEHLKIIQDPEYRRLGCAVDMNIALATFIPHDNGPAAIEECCGWFRRRLEELNSEKHRLTSCHQEQAVNCLLGNVFYERLAGHGPKLGPVTRKHPLVTRYFTFPFEEMALPAEESMIHHPDKACFLMAHNGWVMGDDPLRNFAEPGSDVYLRRELICWGDSVKLRYGNKPEDCPYLWAHMKKYTEITATYFQGVRLDNCHSTPLHVAEYMLDAARKLQPNLYVVAELFTGSEELDNIFVTRLGISSLIREAMSAYNSHEEGRLVYRYGGEPVGSFVQPCLRPLMPAIAHALFMDITHDNECPIMHRSAYDALPSTTVVSMACCASGSTRGYDELVPHQISVVAEERFYTKWNPGASPSNTGDVNVQSGIIAARCAINRLHQELGAKGFIQVYVDQVDEDIVAVTRHSPSSHQSVVAVSRTAFRNPKTSFYSKEVPQMCIPGKIEEVVLEARTIERNTKPYRKDENSINGMPNITVELKEHIQLHESKIVKQAGVATKGPNEYIQEIEFENLSPGSVIIFRVSLDPHAQVAVGILRNHLTQFSPHFKSGSLAVGNSDPILKIPFASIASKLTLAELNQVLYRCESEEQEDGGGCYDIPNWSSLKYAGLQGLMSVLAEIRPKNDLGHPFCENLRSGDWMIDYVSGRLISRSGRIAEVGKWLQAMFFYLKQIPRYLIPCYFDAILIGAYTTLLDVAWKQMSSFVQNGSTFVKHLSLGSVQMCGVGKCPCLPLLSPSLLDVPYRLNEITREKEQCCVSLAAGLPHFSSGLFRCWGRDTFIALRGMLLVTGRYLEARNIILAFAGTLRHGLIPNLLGEGTYARYNCRDAVWWWLQCIQDYCKMVPNGLDILKCPVSRMYPTDDSAPLPAGTLDQPLFEVIQEAMQRHMQGLQFRERNAGPQIDRNMKDEGFNITIGVDEETGFVYGGNRFNCGTWMDKMGESERARNRGAPATPRDGSAVEIVGMCKSAVRWLLELSKKNIFPYHEVSVRRHGKVVTVSYDEWNRKIQNNFEKLFHVSEDPSDPNEKHPNLVHKRGIYKDSYGASSPWCDYQLRPNFTIAMVVAPELFTPEKAWKALEIAEKKLLGPLGMKTLDPDDMVYCGVYDNALDNDNYNLAKGFNYHQGPEWLWPIGYFLRAKLYFSKLMGPETAAKTVVLVKNVLSRHYVHLERSPWKGLPELTNENGQYCPFSCETQAWSMAAVLETIYDL, encoded by the exons ATGGAACACAGTAGACAGATTCGAATTTTACTAATGAACGAAATGGAAAAGCTAGAGAAGACCCTCTTCAGACTTGAACAAG GGTTTGAACTACAGTTCCGATTAGGCCCGACTTTACAGGGGAAAGCTGTTACTGTGTATACAAATTACCCATTTCCTGGAGAACCATTTAATCGAGAAAAATTCCGCTCGTTGGATTGGGAAAACCcaacagaaagagaagatgatTCCGATAAATACTGTAAACTTCACCTGCTCCAGTCTGGATCTTTTCAGTACTACTTTCTTCAAGG AAATGAGAAAAGTGGAGGAGGTTACATAGTCGTGGATCCTGTTTTACGTGTTGGAGCTGATAATCACGTGTTACCCTTGGACTGTGTTACTCTCCAGACATTTTTAGCGAAGTGTTTAGGACCCTTTGATGAGTGGGAAAGCAGACTAAGGGTTGCAAAGGAGTCAG GTTACAACATGATTCACTTCACCCCATTGCAGACTCTTGGACTTTCCAGGTCATGCTACTCCCTTGCTGACCAGTTAGAATTAAATCCTGACTTTTCAAGACCTCATAAAAGATACTCCTGGAATGATGTTGGGCAGTTAGTAGATAAGCTGAAAAAGGAGTGGAATATTCTTTGTATTACAGACGTTGTCTACAATCATACTG ctactAACAGTAAGTGGATCCAGGAACATCCAGAAGCTGCTTATAATCTTGTGAATTCTCCACACTTGAAACCTGCCTGGGTCCTAGACAGAGCATTTTGGCATTTCTCCTGTGATGTGGCAGACGGGAAGTACAGAGAAAAAGGAGTCCCTGCTGTGATTGAGAATGATCAACACATGGAT TGCATTCGGAAAATAGTCTGGGAGGACATTTTCCCAAGGATTCAGCTCTGGGAGTTTTTCCAGGTAGACGTTCACAAAGCAGTTGAGCAGTTTAGGAGACTTCTCACTCAAG aaaacagaagagTAGCTAAGTCTGATCCAAAGGAACATCTGAAAATTATTCAGGACCCTGAATACAGACGGCTGGGCTGTGCTGTCGATATGAACATCGCACTGGCAACTTTTATACCGCATGA CAACGGGCCGGCTGCCATCGAAGAGTGCTGTGGTTGGTTCCGAAGGAGACTGGAGGAGTTGAACTCTGAGAAGCACCGTCTCACCAGCTGTCATCAGGAGCAG GCAGTTAATTGTCTTTTGGGAAACGTGTTTTATGAACGACTGGCTGGCCATGGCCCTAAACTAGGACCCGTCACTAGGAAACATCCTTTAGTTACCAG GTATTTTACCTTCCCCTTTGAAGAAATGGCCTTACCCGCAGAAGAATCCATGATCCACCACCCAGATAAAGCTTGCTTCCTGATGGCGCACAATGGATGGGTGATGGGCGATGATCCCCTTCGCAATTTTGCTGAGCCAG GCTCAGACGTTTATTTAAGGAGAGAACTTATTTGCTGGGGTGACAGTGTTAAATTGCGCTATGGGAATAAACCAGAGGACTGTCCCTATCTGTGGGCGCACATGAAGAAATACACTGAGATAACTGCCACTTATTTCCAGGGAGTGCGCCTTGACAACTGCCACTCCACTCCTCTTCACGTGGCTGAG TACATGCTGGATGCTGCTAGAAAATTACAACCCAATCTTTATGTAGTGGCTGAGCTGTTCACAGGAAGTGAAGAGCTGGACAATATCTTCGTGACTAGACTGGGCATCAGCTCCTTAATAAGAG AGGCAATGAGTGCATACAACAGCCATGAAGAGGGCAGATTAGTTTACCGATACGGAGGGGAGCCTGTTGGATCCTTTGTTCAACCCTGTCTGAGGCCTTTGATGCCAGCTATTGCACATGCCCTGTTCATGGACATTACCCACGATAATGAGTGCCCGATTATG caCCGCTCAGCCTACGATGCTCTTCCAAGTACCACGGTTGTCTCCATGGCATGTTGTGCTAGTGGAAGCACAAGAGGCTATGATGAGCTGGTGCCCCATCAG ATTTCAGTCGTCGCAGAAGAGAGATTTTACACTAAGTGGAATCCTGGGGCGTCACCATCAAATACAGGAGACGTTAATGTCCAGAGTGGAATTATTGCAGCCAGATGTGCCATCAATAGACTCCATCAAGAGCTGGGAGCCAAGGGTTTCATTCAA GTGTATGTGGACCAGGTGGATGAAGACATAGTGGCGGTAACAAGGCACTCGCCAAGCAGCCATCAGTCGGTCGTAGCTGTGTCCAGGACTGCTTTTAGGAATCCCAAGACTTCATTTTACAGCAAAGAAGTGCCCCAGATGTGCATCCCTG GCAAAATTGAAGAAGTAGTTCTTGAAGCTAGAACTATTGAGAGGAATACAAAACCTTATAGAAAAGATGAGAATTCAATCAATGGAATGCCAAATATAACAGTGGAACTTAAAGAGCATATCCAG CTTCATGAAAGTAAAATTGTCAAACAAGCTGGAGTTGCCACAAAGGGTCCCAATGAATATATTCAGGAAATAGAATTTGAAAATCTATCTCCAGGAAGTGTTATCATATTCAG AGTTAGTCTTGATCCACATGCTCAAGTTGCTGTCGGAATTCTTCGAAATCACCTGACCCAGTTCAGCCCTCACTTTAAATCTGGAAGCCTTGCTGTTGGCAACTCAGATCCTATATTAAAAATCCCCTTCGCTTC CATTGCCTCTAAATTGACTTTGGCTGAGCTAAATCAGGTACTTTACCGATGTGAATCAGAAGAACAAGAAGATGGTGGAGGCTGTTATGACATACCAAACTGGTCATCCCTTAAGTATGCAGGTCTTCAAG GATTAATGTCCGTGTTGGCAGAAATAAGACCAAAAAATGACTTGGGGCATCCATTCTGTGAAAATTTGAGGTCTGGAGATTGGATGATTGACTATGTTAGTGGCCGGCTTATTTCACGATCAGGACGTATTGCTGAA GTTGGTAAATGGTTGCAGGCTATGTTCTTCTACCTGAAGCAGATCCCACGATACCTTATCCCCTGTTACTTCGATGCTATATTAATTGGGGCATACACCACTCTGCTGGATGTAGCATGGAAGCAGATGTCAAG CTTTGTCCAGAACGGTTCGACCTTCGTGAAGCACCTTTCTCTGGGTTCCGTCCAGATGTGCGGAGTGGGAAAGTGCCCttgtctgcctcttctctctccctcgctCCTGGATGTGCCCTACAGGCTAAATGAGATCACAAGGGAGAAGGAGCAGTGCTGTGTCTCCTTGGCTGCAG GCTTGCCCCACTTCTCTTCTGGTCTGTTCCGCTGCTGGGGGAGGGATACTTTCATTGCCCTCCGGGGGATGCTGCTGGTCACTGGACGCTACTTGGAAGCCCG gaatattattttagcatTTGCCGGTACTCTGAGGCACGGCCTCATTCCTAACCTCCTGGGTGAAGGAACTTACGCCAGGTACAACTGTCGGgatgctgtgtggtggtggctgCAGTGCATTCAGGACTACTGTAAAATGGTTCCAAATGGTCTAGACATCCTCAAGTGTCCAGTTTCTAGAATGTACCCCACGGACGATTCTGCACCTTTGCCTGCTGGTACACTG GATCAGCCATTGTTTGAAGTAATACAGGAAGCTATGCAAAGACACATGCAGGGCCTTCAGTTCCGAGAGAGGAACGCCGGCCCCCAGATAGATCGGAACATGAAGGATGAGG gTTTCAATATAACTATAGGGGTTGATGAAGAAACGGGATTTGTCTATGGAGGGAATCGCTTCAACTGTGGCACGTGGATGGATAAGATGGGAGAAAGCGAGCGAGCTAGGAACAGAGGAGCCCCGGCCACCCCGAG agacGGATCTGCTGTGGAAATTGTTGGCATGTGCAAATCTGCTGTTCGTTGGTTGCTGGAATTgtccaagaaaaatattttcccttacCATGAAGTCAGCGTGAGAAGGCATG GAAAAGTTGTAACCGTTTCATATGATGAGTGGAACAGAAAAATACAGAACAACTTTGAAAAGCTGTTCCATGTTTCTGAAGACCCTTCAGATCCTAACGAGAAGCATCCGAATCTGGTTCACAAGCGTGGCATCTACAAGGATAGCTATGGAGCATCAAGTCCTTGGTGTGACTATCAACTCAGGCCTAATTTTACCATAGCAATGGTCGTG
- the Agl gene encoding glycogen debranching enzyme isoform X2 has protein sequence MEHSRQIRILLMNEMEKLEKTLFRLEQGFELQFRLGPTLQGKAVTVYTNYPFPGEPFNREKFRSLDWENPTEREDDSDKYCKLHLLQSGSFQYYFLQGNEKSGGGYIVVDPVLRVGADNHVLPLDCVTLQTFLAKCLGPFDEWESRLRVAKESGYNMIHFTPLQTLGLSRSCYSLADQLELNPDFSRPHKRYSWNDVGQLVDKLKKEWNILCITDVVYNHTATNSKWIQEHPEAAYNLVNSPHLKPAWVLDRAFWHFSCDVADGKYREKGVPAVIENDQHMDCIRKIVWEDIFPRIQLWEFFQVDVHKAVEQFRRLLTQENRRVAKSDPKEHLKIIQDPEYRRLGCAVDMNIALATFIPHDNGPAAIEECCGWFRRRLEELNSEKHRLTSCHQEQAVNCLLGNVFYERLAGHGPKLGPVTRKHPLVTRYFTFPFEEMALPAEESMIHHPDKACFLMAHNGWVMGDDPLRNFAEPGSDVYLRRELICWGDSVKLRYGNKPEDCPYLWAHMKKYTEITATYFQGVRLDNCHSTPLHVAEYMLDAARKLQPNLYVVAELFTGSEELDNIFVTRLGISSLIREAMSAYNSHEEGRLVYRYGGEPVGSFVQPCLRPLMPAIAHALFMDITHDNECPIMHRSAYDALPSTTVVSMACCASGSTRGYDELVPHQISVVAEERFYTKWNPGASPSNTGDVNVQSGIIAARCAINRLHQELGAKGFIQVYVDQVDEDIVAVTRHSPSSHQSVVAVSRTAFRNPKTSFYSKEVPQMCIPGKIEEVVLEARTIERNTKPYRKDENSINGMPNITVELKEHIQLHESKIVKQAGVATKGPNEYIQEIEFENLSPGSVIIFRVSLDPHAQVAVGILRNHLTQFSPHFKSGSLAVGNSDPILKIPFASIASKLTLAELNQVLYRCESEEQEDGGGCYDIPNWSSLKYAGLQGLMSVLAEIRPKNDLGHPFCENLRSGDWMIDYVSGRLISRSGRIAEVGKWLQAMFFYLKQIPRYLIPCYFDAILIGAYTTLLDVAWKQMSSFVQNGSTFVKHLSLGSVQMCGVGKCPCLPLLSPSLLDVPYRLNEITREKEQCCVSLAAGLPHFSSGLFRCWGRDTFIALRGMLLVTGRYLEARNIILAFAGTLRHGLIPNLLGEGTYARYNCRDAVWWWLQCIQDYCKMVPNGLDILKCPVSRMYPTDDSAPLPAGTLDQPLFEVIQEAMQRHMQGLQFRERNAGPQIDRNMKDEGFNITIGVDEETGFVYGGNRFNCGTWMDKMGESERARNRGAPATPR, from the exons ATGGAACACAGTAGACAGATTCGAATTTTACTAATGAACGAAATGGAAAAGCTAGAGAAGACCCTCTTCAGACTTGAACAAG GGTTTGAACTACAGTTCCGATTAGGCCCGACTTTACAGGGGAAAGCTGTTACTGTGTATACAAATTACCCATTTCCTGGAGAACCATTTAATCGAGAAAAATTCCGCTCGTTGGATTGGGAAAACCcaacagaaagagaagatgatTCCGATAAATACTGTAAACTTCACCTGCTCCAGTCTGGATCTTTTCAGTACTACTTTCTTCAAGG AAATGAGAAAAGTGGAGGAGGTTACATAGTCGTGGATCCTGTTTTACGTGTTGGAGCTGATAATCACGTGTTACCCTTGGACTGTGTTACTCTCCAGACATTTTTAGCGAAGTGTTTAGGACCCTTTGATGAGTGGGAAAGCAGACTAAGGGTTGCAAAGGAGTCAG GTTACAACATGATTCACTTCACCCCATTGCAGACTCTTGGACTTTCCAGGTCATGCTACTCCCTTGCTGACCAGTTAGAATTAAATCCTGACTTTTCAAGACCTCATAAAAGATACTCCTGGAATGATGTTGGGCAGTTAGTAGATAAGCTGAAAAAGGAGTGGAATATTCTTTGTATTACAGACGTTGTCTACAATCATACTG ctactAACAGTAAGTGGATCCAGGAACATCCAGAAGCTGCTTATAATCTTGTGAATTCTCCACACTTGAAACCTGCCTGGGTCCTAGACAGAGCATTTTGGCATTTCTCCTGTGATGTGGCAGACGGGAAGTACAGAGAAAAAGGAGTCCCTGCTGTGATTGAGAATGATCAACACATGGAT TGCATTCGGAAAATAGTCTGGGAGGACATTTTCCCAAGGATTCAGCTCTGGGAGTTTTTCCAGGTAGACGTTCACAAAGCAGTTGAGCAGTTTAGGAGACTTCTCACTCAAG aaaacagaagagTAGCTAAGTCTGATCCAAAGGAACATCTGAAAATTATTCAGGACCCTGAATACAGACGGCTGGGCTGTGCTGTCGATATGAACATCGCACTGGCAACTTTTATACCGCATGA CAACGGGCCGGCTGCCATCGAAGAGTGCTGTGGTTGGTTCCGAAGGAGACTGGAGGAGTTGAACTCTGAGAAGCACCGTCTCACCAGCTGTCATCAGGAGCAG GCAGTTAATTGTCTTTTGGGAAACGTGTTTTATGAACGACTGGCTGGCCATGGCCCTAAACTAGGACCCGTCACTAGGAAACATCCTTTAGTTACCAG GTATTTTACCTTCCCCTTTGAAGAAATGGCCTTACCCGCAGAAGAATCCATGATCCACCACCCAGATAAAGCTTGCTTCCTGATGGCGCACAATGGATGGGTGATGGGCGATGATCCCCTTCGCAATTTTGCTGAGCCAG GCTCAGACGTTTATTTAAGGAGAGAACTTATTTGCTGGGGTGACAGTGTTAAATTGCGCTATGGGAATAAACCAGAGGACTGTCCCTATCTGTGGGCGCACATGAAGAAATACACTGAGATAACTGCCACTTATTTCCAGGGAGTGCGCCTTGACAACTGCCACTCCACTCCTCTTCACGTGGCTGAG TACATGCTGGATGCTGCTAGAAAATTACAACCCAATCTTTATGTAGTGGCTGAGCTGTTCACAGGAAGTGAAGAGCTGGACAATATCTTCGTGACTAGACTGGGCATCAGCTCCTTAATAAGAG AGGCAATGAGTGCATACAACAGCCATGAAGAGGGCAGATTAGTTTACCGATACGGAGGGGAGCCTGTTGGATCCTTTGTTCAACCCTGTCTGAGGCCTTTGATGCCAGCTATTGCACATGCCCTGTTCATGGACATTACCCACGATAATGAGTGCCCGATTATG caCCGCTCAGCCTACGATGCTCTTCCAAGTACCACGGTTGTCTCCATGGCATGTTGTGCTAGTGGAAGCACAAGAGGCTATGATGAGCTGGTGCCCCATCAG ATTTCAGTCGTCGCAGAAGAGAGATTTTACACTAAGTGGAATCCTGGGGCGTCACCATCAAATACAGGAGACGTTAATGTCCAGAGTGGAATTATTGCAGCCAGATGTGCCATCAATAGACTCCATCAAGAGCTGGGAGCCAAGGGTTTCATTCAA GTGTATGTGGACCAGGTGGATGAAGACATAGTGGCGGTAACAAGGCACTCGCCAAGCAGCCATCAGTCGGTCGTAGCTGTGTCCAGGACTGCTTTTAGGAATCCCAAGACTTCATTTTACAGCAAAGAAGTGCCCCAGATGTGCATCCCTG GCAAAATTGAAGAAGTAGTTCTTGAAGCTAGAACTATTGAGAGGAATACAAAACCTTATAGAAAAGATGAGAATTCAATCAATGGAATGCCAAATATAACAGTGGAACTTAAAGAGCATATCCAG CTTCATGAAAGTAAAATTGTCAAACAAGCTGGAGTTGCCACAAAGGGTCCCAATGAATATATTCAGGAAATAGAATTTGAAAATCTATCTCCAGGAAGTGTTATCATATTCAG AGTTAGTCTTGATCCACATGCTCAAGTTGCTGTCGGAATTCTTCGAAATCACCTGACCCAGTTCAGCCCTCACTTTAAATCTGGAAGCCTTGCTGTTGGCAACTCAGATCCTATATTAAAAATCCCCTTCGCTTC CATTGCCTCTAAATTGACTTTGGCTGAGCTAAATCAGGTACTTTACCGATGTGAATCAGAAGAACAAGAAGATGGTGGAGGCTGTTATGACATACCAAACTGGTCATCCCTTAAGTATGCAGGTCTTCAAG GATTAATGTCCGTGTTGGCAGAAATAAGACCAAAAAATGACTTGGGGCATCCATTCTGTGAAAATTTGAGGTCTGGAGATTGGATGATTGACTATGTTAGTGGCCGGCTTATTTCACGATCAGGACGTATTGCTGAA GTTGGTAAATGGTTGCAGGCTATGTTCTTCTACCTGAAGCAGATCCCACGATACCTTATCCCCTGTTACTTCGATGCTATATTAATTGGGGCATACACCACTCTGCTGGATGTAGCATGGAAGCAGATGTCAAG CTTTGTCCAGAACGGTTCGACCTTCGTGAAGCACCTTTCTCTGGGTTCCGTCCAGATGTGCGGAGTGGGAAAGTGCCCttgtctgcctcttctctctccctcgctCCTGGATGTGCCCTACAGGCTAAATGAGATCACAAGGGAGAAGGAGCAGTGCTGTGTCTCCTTGGCTGCAG GCTTGCCCCACTTCTCTTCTGGTCTGTTCCGCTGCTGGGGGAGGGATACTTTCATTGCCCTCCGGGGGATGCTGCTGGTCACTGGACGCTACTTGGAAGCCCG gaatattattttagcatTTGCCGGTACTCTGAGGCACGGCCTCATTCCTAACCTCCTGGGTGAAGGAACTTACGCCAGGTACAACTGTCGGgatgctgtgtggtggtggctgCAGTGCATTCAGGACTACTGTAAAATGGTTCCAAATGGTCTAGACATCCTCAAGTGTCCAGTTTCTAGAATGTACCCCACGGACGATTCTGCACCTTTGCCTGCTGGTACACTG GATCAGCCATTGTTTGAAGTAATACAGGAAGCTATGCAAAGACACATGCAGGGCCTTCAGTTCCGAGAGAGGAACGCCGGCCCCCAGATAGATCGGAACATGAAGGATGAGG gTTTCAATATAACTATAGGGGTTGATGAAGAAACGGGATTTGTCTATGGAGGGAATCGCTTCAACTGTGGCACGTGGATGGATAAGATGGGAGAAAGCGAGCGAGCTAGGAACAGAGGAGCCCCGGCCACCCCGAGGTAG